The genomic stretch TCGCTACCCAGCCGGATGACGAGTTGCACATCGCCGTTGTGCAGGCCATTGGGATTATCGGCTGCTTCAGCATGGACAAACATCCGCAGGGTTTTATACCGCCGCATATCCATTCCACCCAAATCTTTGAACACTGCACGCGCATCTCCATCCTGCAGGTTCATGACTTTCAGGGAAAGAGACTGTTCATTGCTCAAAAGGTTCACGTTGTTGGTGCTGATCAGCTGCTGGCGCTGCACACCGGGAGGAGATACATAAGGTATCGGATAGCGGCTGGCATTTTCTTCGATATTCACAGCAGAAATAGTAAACTGAGTACCGCTGTTGAGCGTATCAATGGGCACATTGGGGTATTGCAGGGAATAATTGTATTGCCGCCACTGATCGCGTACCAGCTGCAGGGTGGCAAACCGAAGCACCACGCTATCGGTAAATCCGGTTAGAAACATGCGCATAAAGCGGATGGAGCGGAAATCAGAAATATTACCCACCTTATGATCATACTGGCGGATGGGGATGCGGAATTCATACCAGGTTTCGGTAGCCTGTTTACCATTGTAAAGCTGTACGGTGCTTACCTGTTTGTCCACAATAAAATTCTGCCCCACCTGCATATTGGGTTTCAGGTGGATGCGGTACTGGTAATATTGCTCGGTTTCATTGAGGGTATTGTCGTGATTCAGGTCTTCCGTTTCTGGATAGTTGGTAGCAGCAGTGCTATAGGGGCTGTTCCCCGAGGAAATGGGTGAGTTACCGTCAGGATTATTGAAGTCTTTATAGCGATCAATGACGCTTAGCTTTTCTGCATCATAGTCAGCTCCCCTGTAGTAATGATAGTCGTCATTGGAAGGATCTTTCAGGGCGTGTTGATATACGGCTGAATTGGGTCCGAAATTGGCCAACAACTGATTCAGATAAGCCTGAAAATATCTTCTTTCCCCATCGTCGGAAAGTCCGTCGTAACCCACATCCTGATAGGGCCTTGCGGCAGGGTCGTTATCAAAAGCGTTGGTAATCTGTACCGGATAACGTGGCACATATCCCCAGACGGAAGAATCCACTTTCGACAGGTCAGGCGGGTAGGGCAATCCGTTTTCGAAAAACAATTTTCCGTCTTTTTGGATATCTTCCGACACGTCGCCCAGATCAATGTACAAGTCGCCGCCGTTGCTTGCAGGATTATTGAGGAAAGGATCCAGCACCCAGAATTCGATATAGGCAATATTGGCTGCTTCAAAATCAGTAATGTCGAGTGCCCGCATGATGCCTCCCCAGCGGCTGGCCGGGTTCAGCAAATGACCATCGGGCGTGAGCTGTGTGGGGCTGGTAACGTAGTTATAAGGCCCGCGTTCGGTAGGGAAGTAGGCCAGGTCAAAAGTGTTGATATAACTCTGTCCGAAATCAGTTGTCCGGTTGGGGAATACTTCTTTTTGAAATACTGGCCGGATGTAGAGATCGGAAAGCATATCCTTGTTTTCCTTCAGATAGGCAGGGGTGCCGGGACCTCCGTCCACAAGCGATTGTTCGATGGTATACCAGGCCAGCTTGGCACGGTTGTATCCGTAGGGGAGCGAGTCTACCAAAGTAGCTTCCGGGAAGAGCACCCGTCCGCTGGAATCGGTCGCATCTACGGGTGTGGAAGCCAGTGCCCAACTGTTGTAGGGGAATTTTAAATCATAGCCAGATACAGCTCCTTCGAAATCATCAATAAACACGGTTCCTTGCCCGTTGTAGTTGATCAGTTTTGAGTGGCCGGGGAAGAGGCGGGCAACTTCGCCGGTAGCATTGATGTAGGATGGAGCTGTGGTGGCATAGTGCGGTAGGCGGTCAAGCCAATGGGTAAGGCCTGGCAGATCCGATCGGTAGTTGGCATCCAGTCCCACGATGGTATTGCTGATCGGGTCTTCACCATAGCTCACATTGGTAAAATAGGGTCGTTCGCCCATGTGCACAATGGTGGAGCCCAGCGTCAGTTTATCATTAACGTAATAATCAAACCTCGCTCCCACGTAATTGCGCGATTGCTGGCCATAGAGCGTATTGTTTTCAAACTGCACATTGATGGGCACACCCGAATTCAGGATGGCCTGATTGATGATTTTCAACCGCCCCAGCGAGTAATCAATGGTATAATCCACATTTTCGGTCAGGATTTGTCCGCCTGCAGTTACTGTCACCGAGCCAGGGGGAATATTGAAGGCTCCCAGGAAAATATCGGATGATGAATTGCTCTGGTAGGTGCCCCGCATGATGTAGCGGTTGTATTGCGGAAATTGCTCCGCCATGGTTTTGGTGGAATCATAGAGCTGTTGATAGAGGTATTTTGAAGCAACGGATGGATCATTGGGGAAAGCTTTGAGCAAATCCTTCCCAAAGGGTTCCAGTTCGGGGAAAATGATCCAGCCTTTTTGCGGATCAATGGTATAGCCGGGCAGAAAATCAAATTGTCCGTCAGGTTGAGGATCGTTCTGGTTATTCAGCCTGTCCAGATTCAGGATGCTCAGCAGGGGAGCGCCCTGATAGGCTCCCTGGGCATCGGGCAGGTAGCGTTTTTCACCACCTCCCGGATCCTGATAATAAATGTTCAGCACAAAATTGTCCTTGCTAATCTGATAATCACCAATCGAGTAAATATTTTTCATCATCAGTTGCCAGATGGGCAGGCGGGGCTGTGCCGAAGTGGCTTTGAGCAGCTTTAGAAACAGCACTTTGGGATTGGTGGTGTTCGGATCGGGAGGAACATCCTGCGAAAATTCACCCACTTGATAAACTTTTCCATTGTAGGTATACTGATAAGCCACAGCCAGCACTTCATCCGGCTGCAGTGGGCGGTTCAGGGAAATATAGCCCAGCTGGCGATTGACGGTGTATTCCGTGGAATCGAGTTTGCGGGCATAGGTTTTTTCAAAATCCTGCACAGGTTGCAGTCCCAGCGCCTGCAGGGCAGTGACCACCGTCGTGGAATTCCGGGCTGCGGGGTTATTCACCAGGTTGGCATATTCGTCGTTGGCATCATTTTGGGGTAGGGGCAGGCTCGTCAGGGCATGGACATTGGGATTGTAAGGCTGGTATTCACCCAGATCCATCAGTCCCACCACTTCGCGGGCATTGGTGGTGGCGCCAGATTTGTTGGTCACCCACACCTCGATGCGGGTAATATAGACCTGCGATTTCACCACAGGCAGGGTTGACATGCCTTCTGCAAAATGATCATGGAAATATTGCGCCAGCAGGAAATGCTGATTCTCCAGATATTGATCGGCCTGAATGGCAAAGGTGCGGGTCTGGGAACCGTTCTGGATGGTGATGCTTTGTTTTTGGGACCGCTGGTTGGATAGAATGGTGGTCACAGACAATCGGCCAAACTGCAGCTGCGTTTTCACGCCAAACAACGATTGAACGCCCGTAATCAGTGAACTGCGGAGGGGAAAACTCACATTGCCTGCTTCAATTTTACGGATGATCTGGTCATCATCGCCGGTATATTCCAGCCTTACCTGCTTTTCAAAATCATAGACTGACTGTGTGTTGTAATTGGTGGTGATCTTCAGTTTGCTGCCAATCTGCCCCACTACATTCATATTGATGTTCATGTTAAAATCAAACCCACCGGTTTTTCTTGCTCTTTCCGGAAGCGTGAGGTTCTGATAGTTCTGTCCCTGATAGCCAAAGGTGAGGTCAATATTCCCTTGCGGGCGGATGTTGGCCTGGGTACCGCCGAATATGCGGTTAAACAGCTTGGCTCCGTGGTACAGGGAGGGCAGGCTATCGCTTCGGTTCAGCTGATCGAGCAGCAGGGAATGTTGCAGCCAGTATCGGTTTTCCTGATTCTGGCCTTCCAGTTGGAAAAACTGATCAAAACTCAGGGTGGTAGGAAAGCGATAGTACTGATCACCGATTTTTTCGATCAACACATATTGTTGGGTAAAAGGATCATATTCCACAGCCTTTTGGATGTTGGACGGATCCCGCAGGTCCAACGTAGGCTGGCTGGCATCGGGCAAACCGGCCATCCAGCTGTCCTGCAGCCGGCTCCAGGGTGGCAGGGAATCTGCGGGTAGGCTATCTACCTGATTAACAGCACTGTTAAGAAAGGGGTATTTGATAGCAGCATGGTTCCCGGCAACTGGGAAAGCCCGGGTCACAGGGCCGGCAAGAAGTTGAAGAACCGTCCAGCAAGTAAAAAAAACTATGGGGTTACTGATCTTCATGTTAAGTACTGCATAAACATCATGTCACAATACCGGCTATACGGCGTCCATGAAGATTGGAATACCTGCTGTATGGACAGACAAACCTGCCTGCCGGCAGACAGGAAATCATCATTGCTTGCGAAAAAAATCTGGGATGGGTTCACAATCATTTTTCATCCGGAATCAGGCATATTTCAGCGAACGCTTGATCAAATCTTCCAGGCTTTGTGGTGTAGCTTCCTTCAAGGCTTTGCTTACTGCAGCTTCGGCCGTTTGTTTAGCTATACCAAGAGCTATCAATGCATTTAACGCATCCCGGGCAAAGCTATTGTGTGAAGGAATTGCAAACGCGTCAGCCGGGCTGGCAGGTGCATCGGTTGTGGAGGTTGTTCTGGATGATGTGAGTTGCAGCATTTTGTCTTTCAGCTCCAATATCAGGCGTTTAGCCGTTTTCGGACCTATCCCTTTTACGCTCGACAACATCTGCTCATCTTCCGACAGAATAGCCCGGTGAATCTCTTCAGGAGTGAGGCGGGAAAGAATCATCCGTGCGGTAGCAGCACCTATACCCGAGACGCCTATGAGTAAACAAAATATTTCTTTTTCTTCCGGATGATAAAATCCATACAGGGTATGTGCATCTTCCTGTACATGCAGATAGGTATACAGCCGGCATTCTTCCAGACCTGCAATTTGGGAAAACGTGTTGAGGCTGATTTGAATTTCATAACCCACGTCCTGTACATCGAGGTGAATCACGGCTGGTGAACGATAGGTGATTTTGCCGGTAAGGTATGCGAACATGCGGAAGGGTTTAAATCTGAAATAGCAAAATACAGGGATTTATGCATTTCTGGATCGAAATTTCAAAAAGACCTGATCAGATAAGCAGGGCAGCTACCCGATTATGTTTCCTGCTTTGCGGATTCGCGATTATTCAATTAACTTTGCCGACATTCAAAAAACTTCATTCCGCCATCGCACATGCAATCTGTAAAAGCTGCTATTACCGCTGTTGGAGGTTATGTCCCCGACTATGTACTTACCAATCAGGAGCTTGAACAAATCGTTGATACCACGGATGAATGGATTACTACCCGCACAGGCATTAAGGAAAGGCGTATCTTGAAAGAACCCGGTAAGGCCACTTCTGATATGGGTGCGGAAGCGGTGAAGCGCTTGTGTGCCAGGCGCGGCATTTCACCGGAAGAAATTGAACTGCTCATTTGTTGTACAACCACACCCGATATGGTTTTTCCGGCCACAGCCAACCTGATTTGCCATAAAGTGGGAGCTACCCGCGCATGGGGATTTGATCTGGCTGCAGCCTGTTCCGGATTTTTATATGGACTGGCTACGGGCGCTCAGTTTATTGAGTCGGGACGTTGCAAAAAAGTGGTGGTGGTGGGCGCAGATAAAATGAGCAGCATAGTGGATTATCAGGACCGAACCACCTGTATCCTTTTTGGTGATGGGGCAGGTGCGGTGCTGCTGGAGCCTGCGGAAGAAGGTTATGGGGTGATTGATTTTTTACTGAAAAGCGATGGCAAAGGATGCCAGTATCTGCACATGAAAGCAGGAGGTTCTCTGAGGCCGGCAAGCATTGAAACCGTGATGAATCGTGAGCATTTCGTGTATCAGGAAGGGAAGGCGGTGTTTAAGTTCGCCGTGGTGGATATGGCTGAAGTAGCTTACGAAGTAATGCAACGGAATCAACTGAAGGGCGAGGATATAGCCTGGCTGGTGCCGCATCAGGCCAATAAACGCATTATTGATGCCACAGCGCATCGCATGAACTTGCCCGAAGAGAAAGTAATGCTCAATATTCAGCGGTATGGTAATACCACAGCGGCCACCATTCCCCTTTGCCTCTGGGATTATGAATCCCGGTTGAAAAAAGGTGATAACCTGATTCTGGCTGCTTTCGGGGGAGGATTTACCTGGGGAGCCCTGTACTTAAAATGGGCTTATGATCCCCGCTAAATGTTGTTTTATTCAGCCCGTCCATTCATACATTTTGCCCGGTATACTTCGCAGGTAGCCCTGCAATTCGAGCTGCAGTAGCACAGAAGCCGCTTCCGTGGTGCTCAGGCCGCTGTAGAGATAAATTTCTTCCACGTGGCGCGGATTTTTTTCTGCAAACAAATCTACGATAGCCTGTTCTGCTGGGCTCCATTCATGAAACAGCGAAGGTGATTTTACCGGAGCTGGTTTAGCCGCTTGTTTCCATCCCAATTCCTCTGCAATATCTTCGGCTGTTGTGATGGGCACGGCTACCTGATTCCGGATCAGCGATAGACAGCCAGCTGATCGCATGTCTGTTACCCGCCCGGGCAATGCCATGACCACACGCTGATAGCTCGCCGCCAGATACGCGGTAATCATGGAGCCTCCGCTAATACCTGTTTCCACGATCAGCGTGCCTGCACTCATGCCTGCAATGATGCGGTTACGCTGGGGAAAATGTTCCCTTTCCGGCTGGGTGCCAGGAGCAAATTCGCTGATCCATCCGCCATGTTCCAGCATTTGCTGGGCAATAGCCTGATGTTGGGGAGGATAAATCCGGTCCAGACCGTGAGCCAAAACTGCAATGGTTGCCAGCCCGTTTTCCAGAGCAGCTCGGTGTGCGGTGATGTCAATACCCAGAGCCAATCCGCTCACAATAATCGGTTCATAACTTTTCAGATCATGTATCAATTGGGTACAAAGCTCGCGGCCATAGGGTGTTTGATGGCGTGTACCTACGATACTGAGTACTCTCTTATTGTTGCAATCAATCTGTCCGCGGTAATACAGCAGAACAGGTGCATCCGGGCAATCCCTAAGCAGGGGCGGGTACAGGGCATCTGTGATGAAGCAGGTTTGGATATGATATTTTTCCAGTAAACGGATTTCTTTCTCCACACTTTGGAAATCCCGGAATTCCCGAATAGCCTTCGCTCGCAACGGGCCAATACCCGGAATGCGTTCCAGGTCAGTTTGCCGGGCTTTAAAAACAGCTTCCGGATTTCCGTCAAAATGTTTCAGCAATTCCCGCGCTAATCCATAGCCGATCATCGGGATACGGGTAAGTGCGATTTGATATACCAGAGCAGATTCCATAAAATGCAGTAGCAGAGGGTTTGAATCCATTCAGGCCATCCCAAAAATAATTTATCGGGTCCATACCTGCAATGCGCTTCAAAATATTCCTCCCGGATCATTGAGCAATTCCGGGGGTTTGTTAATTTTGCCGCTCACTGCTTTCTTCCATGCAACCCAACGTGAAAATTTTTTCAGGCACACGCTCCCGTTACCTGGCGGAAAAAATTGCTGCTCACTACGGAAATGGCCTGGGTAAAATCAAAATTGAACAATTCAGTGACGGAGAAATCCAGCCTGTTTTTCTCGAAAGCATCCGGGGCGATTATGTGTTTCTGGTGCAAAGCACCTGTGCTCCTGCCGATAATCTGATGGAATTGCTGCTTATGATTGATGCTGCCCGCAGGGCTTCGGCCGGATATATCACAGCTGTAATACCCTATTTCGGCTATGCCCGTCAGGACCGGAAAGATAAGCCCAGGGTAGCCATAGGCTCCAAGCTGGTTGCCAACATGCTGGTGGCCGCAGGTGCCAACCGCATCATCACCATGGACCTGCATGCCCCCCAGATTCAGGGATTCTTTGATATTCCGGTTGACCATCTGGATAGCTCCGCTATTTTCATCCCGTACATTGAAAGCCTTAATCTGGAAAATCTTACCTTTGCATCCCCCGATGTGGGAAGTACCAACCGGGTTCGGGAAGTTGCTTCCTATTTTAATGCTGAAATGGTGATTTGCGATAAACATCGCAAACGGGCCAATGAGATTGCCAGCATGGTGGTGATTGGGGATGTGAAAGATCGGGATATTGTGATCATTGACGATATTGTGGATACAGCCGGTACGCTCTGCAAATCGGCAGCTTTGCTGAAAGAAAAAGGAGCCCGTTCTGTTCGGGCTTTCTGTACGCATCCGGTGCTGAGCGGCAATGCGTATGAAAACCTTGAAAATTCAGCATTGGAACAATTGGTGGTATGCGATACCATTCCGTTGAAGAAACAATGTTCCAAGATTGAAGTGGTAAGCGTGTCAGAGCTGTTTGCAGTAGCCATCCGCAATGCTTATGAAAACAAATCGATTACCAGCCTGTTTATCCACAGCCAGCGCAGAAATCTATAAGTCCAATAAAATAAAAACAACCATATGAAAACAATTGTCATTGAAGGTCAGCTCAGGGCTCAGGAAACGTTGGGTAGCAAAAGTGCCCTGCATCAGCTGCGGAAGTCGGGACAAGTGCCGGGAGTAATATATGGAGGTGCTGAAAATATTCATTTCCACGCACCAGCCAAAGCTTTCAAACCCTTGATTCACACTTCTGAATTTCAGCTTGCTGAATTGCGGATTGATGGCAAATCATACCGTTGTGTATTGAAAGATCGCCAGTTTGACCCTCTTACCGATGAACTGATACATGTAGATTTTCTCCAGCTTGTGGAAGATCGGAAAGTGACGGTTACTCTGCCGATTCTGTTTACCGGAACGCCTGAAGGTGTAAAACAAGGCGGCAAGCTGGTGGTGAAGATGAAATCCCTGAAAGTACGCACCTATCCGCGTTATCTGAAAGAACATATTGAAGTAAATCTGGATCATCTGGGCATCAACCAGAATATCCGGGTGGAGAATGTGCGTGTGGAAAATTTTGAAATTCTGCATGCTCCGCGTATTCCATTGGCTTCTGTGGTGGCTACAAGAGCCGTTCGTCAGGAAGAAGCCGCGGCAGCACAGAAATCCTGAAGTTATTTTGAGAAAGCAGAGGGCTGATGAATGTTGCACTTTCATCAGCCTTTATTTTTTGATCTTCATCGCATGTCTCATCCCCGCCCATCATCTGTTTCATCCGGATCCCTCCAGCCATCTCCTTCTACGCCTTCCGGGCTGCACCGGGCGGTAACACTCTGGCAGGCTACCAGCATCAATATGATTGAGATGATAGGCATAGGCCCTTTCATCGTGATTCCGTTGATTATGCAACAGCTGGGTAGTGGATGGTTTCTGATTCCCTGGCTTGCGGGAGCATTCATTTCTGCGCTTGATGGTTTGATCTGGTCAGAACTGGGTGCAGCTTTTCCTTTAGCCGGTGGCAGTTATCAGTTTTTAAAAGCGGCCTATGGTACATATTCCTGGGGCAGGCTCATGCCTTTTCTGTTTGTTTGGCAAACCATGGTGCAGGCTCCGCTGGTGGCCGCTTCGGCGTCTATCGGCTTTGCTCAGTATGCCCGCTATCTATTGCCTCTGGGATTTTGGGAACAAAAACTGCTTTCAGCTGGCATCATTGTTTGTATCACCATACTTTTATATCGTCGCATTGAAACAATCGGGAAAATATCTGTGTGGCTGTGGGCAGGCGTCATGCTCACCATGATCTGGATAATTGCCGGTGGAGCCTGGAGCATCCATATCCAACATTCGGTACAGGGGCTGAACTTCAGGGATAACTTCTGGCAGGCCGGCATCATGGCAGTATTGGGGCATGCTACAGTACAGGCCATGTATTCCTATCTGGGATATTACAATGTTTGCCATCTGGGTGCAGAAATCAGAAATCCCGCACGCAATATTCCCCGCAGCATTCAATTGTCCATTGCCGGCGTTGCATTGCTTTACCTGCTGATGAACATCAGCCTGGCGCAGGGGATACAGCCCGGAGCTCAGCACAATGGCCTGGCGGTGAGTTTGTTTATCGAAAAATTGTTTGGCACTTCATGGGCCAAAGTGGCCACCCTGCTGATTCTGTGGATTGCCTTTTCCTCTTTGTTTTCGCTGATGCTGGGCTATTCGCGGGTGCCTTATGCAGCTGCATCGGATGGATATTTTTTCCCCATATTTTCCAAAATGCATCCTACCCGGCATTTTCCGCATATTTCTCTGCTTACTTTAAGTGCGCTGGCTTTTATTTTCAGCCTGTTATTCAGAATAGAGCAGGTCATCAGCGCAATTCTGGCCATGCGTATCCTGGTGCAGTTTATTGGGCAGGCTGTAGGGCTTTGGCTCCTGCATCGCCGGCTCGATCGCAGCCATTTTCCATTTCGTATGATTGCATATCCACTCCCGCTTTGCCTGTCTGTCTTGGCCTGGCTGGCAATATTCATTTCAACAGGATGGAAATTTGTGCTCTCAGGTTTGATTATGATCGGAGCAGGTGTAGGGGTGTTTTACCTCATTACACCCTGGCGAAACAAATGGCAGCAATCCTATCAGCCTGTCACAAATGAAAGTGTGAATAACTGAGCGATTTGTCGGCATAGGCAGGCAGCAAAAGGAAATCCGGATTTTTTATTTTTGTTTGCTCATTATCAGGATGAAAGAAAGATTGGAGCAGTGCGCAGGGGATTCAAAATTCAGCATGCATGAAAT from Thermoflavifilum aggregans encodes the following:
- the sov gene encoding T9SS outer membrane translocon Sov/SprA; this translates as MKISNPIVFFTCWTVLQLLAGPVTRAFPVAGNHAAIKYPFLNSAVNQVDSLPADSLPPWSRLQDSWMAGLPDASQPTLDLRDPSNIQKAVEYDPFTQQYVLIEKIGDQYYRFPTTLSFDQFFQLEGQNQENRYWLQHSLLLDQLNRSDSLPSLYHGAKLFNRIFGGTQANIRPQGNIDLTFGYQGQNYQNLTLPERARKTGGFDFNMNINMNVVGQIGSKLKITTNYNTQSVYDFEKQVRLEYTGDDDQIIRKIEAGNVSFPLRSSLITGVQSLFGVKTQLQFGRLSVTTILSNQRSQKQSITIQNGSQTRTFAIQADQYLENQHFLLAQYFHDHFAEGMSTLPVVKSQVYITRIEVWVTNKSGATTNAREVVGLMDLGEYQPYNPNVHALTSLPLPQNDANDEYANLVNNPAARNSTTVVTALQALGLQPVQDFEKTYARKLDSTEYTVNRQLGYISLNRPLQPDEVLAVAYQYTYNGKVYQVGEFSQDVPPDPNTTNPKVLFLKLLKATSAQPRLPIWQLMMKNIYSIGDYQISKDNFVLNIYYQDPGGGEKRYLPDAQGAYQGAPLLSILNLDRLNNQNDPQPDGQFDFLPGYTIDPQKGWIIFPELEPFGKDLLKAFPNDPSVASKYLYQQLYDSTKTMAEQFPQYNRYIMRGTYQSNSSSDIFLGAFNIPPGSVTVTAGGQILTENVDYTIDYSLGRLKIINQAILNSGVPINVQFENNTLYGQQSRNYVGARFDYYVNDKLTLGSTIVHMGERPYFTNVSYGEDPISNTIVGLDANYRSDLPGLTHWLDRLPHYATTAPSYINATGEVARLFPGHSKLINYNGQGTVFIDDFEGAVSGYDLKFPYNSWALASTPVDATDSSGRVLFPEATLVDSLPYGYNRAKLAWYTIEQSLVDGGPGTPAYLKENKDMLSDLYIRPVFQKEVFPNRTTDFGQSYINTFDLAYFPTERGPYNYVTSPTQLTPDGHLLNPASRWGGIMRALDITDFEAANIAYIEFWVLDPFLNNPASNGGDLYIDLGDVSEDIQKDGKLFFENGLPYPPDLSKVDSSVWGYVPRYPVQITNAFDNDPAARPYQDVGYDGLSDDGERRYFQAYLNQLLANFGPNSAVYQHALKDPSNDDYHYYRGADYDAEKLSVIDRYKDFNNPDGNSPISSGNSPYSTAATNYPETEDLNHDNTLNETEQYYQYRIHLKPNMQVGQNFIVDKQVSTVQLYNGKQATETWYEFRIPIRQYDHKVGNISDFRSIRFMRMFLTGFTDSVVLRFATLQLVRDQWRQYNYSLQYPNVPIDTLNSGTQFTISAVNIEENASRYPIPYVSPPGVQRQQLISTNNVNLLSNEQSLSLKVMNLQDGDARAVFKDLGGMDMRRYKTLRMFVHAEAADNPNGLHNGDVQLVIRLGSDFVSNYYEYRIPLQITPWGSTSPLTIWPDSNNVALDLASLTRLKQQRNQSGAPVNVPYSQTDSYGRVMTVVGNPNLGLVTEAMIGILNPKKDSLNSNDDGLPKSVEVWCDEMRLSGLNEQGGYAAVGRVDLQLADLGTLSVSGSMHTAGFGSVDQSVNERFIDNYHQFNAATSLQLGKLLPQHWGLVLPVYAGYSQEVSNPEYDPYDLDIKLKDKLKTAPTRAARDSILAQAQTFTSIKTINFTNVRIQRQGHQVRFPWDIQNFDVSYSFNQTLNHNPLIQGDLLNRHRFGLGYTYNGQERFFTPFHSVMRGKSRYLSWLRDFNFNPIPALIGFRADINRQYEVIHIRNIGGDPFGIPPIYNKYFTFDRYYNLQWDLTHSLNLNFNAVNNARIDEPAGALDTKAKQDTVWQNFLRLGRTTQYAHTATLSYTLPFSKFPILDWINARAGYSASYQWVAASRLAMSYGNNLSNSMQRQLNMEMDFNRLYNKWKWLRNVNQPPLPSRDSNGSLAISPPIRALLKPFLSIKRIAINYNETGATSLPGYLDSTKILGQNLNPLVPGLPFAFGYQPDSNWLNRFAARGLLSRDTTFNIQYQQNFTQQLNVQASLEPYQDLRIDLSMTQSFSKTHTELFKDTTSNTPFVHLNPYDAGGFQISFIALKTLFAPINNVTGISQTFLKFEQYRNVISQRLGKLNPYTNGQPNPQDPGYTLGYGRYAQDVLIPAFLAAYTGKDPNSIGLLKTNNASIRSNPFSRYFPKPNWQVSYTGLSRLPFLKNIFSNVVITHAYSGLLSMNSFTSNLFYEDPLHIGYPGFIDTVSGNYIPYFAIPNITIQEQLAPLIGVDMTFTNGVNINVQWKKSRTLSLSLIDYQLTEMRSSEVDFSSSFRIRKFSVPGLVDKNGQKITNDLNFRIDLAFRNDKTANNLLDANQVIPTSGQKVIRISPSVDYVVNNRLNLHFFYDRQQTIPVISTAYPITNTQAGLTLRFILQ
- the ruvA gene encoding Holliday junction branch migration protein RuvA; the encoded protein is MFAYLTGKITYRSPAVIHLDVQDVGYEIQISLNTFSQIAGLEECRLYTYLHVQEDAHTLYGFYHPEEKEIFCLLIGVSGIGAATARMILSRLTPEEIHRAILSEDEQMLSSVKGIGPKTAKRLILELKDKMLQLTSSRTTSTTDAPASPADAFAIPSHNSFARDALNALIALGIAKQTAEAAVSKALKEATPQSLEDLIKRSLKYA
- a CDS encoding beta-ketoacyl-ACP synthase III; the encoded protein is MQSVKAAITAVGGYVPDYVLTNQELEQIVDTTDEWITTRTGIKERRILKEPGKATSDMGAEAVKRLCARRGISPEEIELLICCTTTPDMVFPATANLICHKVGATRAWGFDLAAACSGFLYGLATGAQFIESGRCKKVVVVGADKMSSIVDYQDRTTCILFGDGAGAVLLEPAEEGYGVIDFLLKSDGKGCQYLHMKAGGSLRPASIETVMNREHFVYQEGKAVFKFAVVDMAEVAYEVMQRNQLKGEDIAWLVPHQANKRIIDATAHRMNLPEEKVMLNIQRYGNTTAATIPLCLWDYESRLKKGDNLILAAFGGGFTWGALYLKWAYDPR
- the dprA gene encoding DNA-processing protein DprA encodes the protein MESALVYQIALTRIPMIGYGLARELLKHFDGNPEAVFKARQTDLERIPGIGPLRAKAIREFRDFQSVEKEIRLLEKYHIQTCFITDALYPPLLRDCPDAPVLLYYRGQIDCNNKRVLSIVGTRHQTPYGRELCTQLIHDLKSYEPIIVSGLALGIDITAHRAALENGLATIAVLAHGLDRIYPPQHQAIAQQMLEHGGWISEFAPGTQPEREHFPQRNRIIAGMSAGTLIVETGISGGSMITAYLAASYQRVVMALPGRVTDMRSAGCLSLIRNQVAVPITTAEDIAEELGWKQAAKPAPVKSPSLFHEWSPAEQAIVDLFAEKNPRHVEEIYLYSGLSTTEAASVLLQLELQGYLRSIPGKMYEWTG
- a CDS encoding ribose-phosphate pyrophosphokinase; the protein is MQPNVKIFSGTRSRYLAEKIAAHYGNGLGKIKIEQFSDGEIQPVFLESIRGDYVFLVQSTCAPADNLMELLLMIDAARRASAGYITAVIPYFGYARQDRKDKPRVAIGSKLVANMLVAAGANRIITMDLHAPQIQGFFDIPVDHLDSSAIFIPYIESLNLENLTFASPDVGSTNRVREVASYFNAEMVICDKHRKRANEIASMVVIGDVKDRDIVIIDDIVDTAGTLCKSAALLKEKGARSVRAFCTHPVLSGNAYENLENSALEQLVVCDTIPLKKQCSKIEVVSVSELFAVAIRNAYENKSITSLFIHSQRRNL
- a CDS encoding 50S ribosomal protein L25; this translates as MKTIVIEGQLRAQETLGSKSALHQLRKSGQVPGVIYGGAENIHFHAPAKAFKPLIHTSEFQLAELRIDGKSYRCVLKDRQFDPLTDELIHVDFLQLVEDRKVTVTLPILFTGTPEGVKQGGKLVVKMKSLKVRTYPRYLKEHIEVNLDHLGINQNIRVENVRVENFEILHAPRIPLASVVATRAVRQEEAAAAQKS
- a CDS encoding APC family permease; this encodes MSHPRPSSVSSGSLQPSPSTPSGLHRAVTLWQATSINMIEMIGIGPFIVIPLIMQQLGSGWFLIPWLAGAFISALDGLIWSELGAAFPLAGGSYQFLKAAYGTYSWGRLMPFLFVWQTMVQAPLVAASASIGFAQYARYLLPLGFWEQKLLSAGIIVCITILLYRRIETIGKISVWLWAGVMLTMIWIIAGGAWSIHIQHSVQGLNFRDNFWQAGIMAVLGHATVQAMYSYLGYYNVCHLGAEIRNPARNIPRSIQLSIAGVALLYLLMNISLAQGIQPGAQHNGLAVSLFIEKLFGTSWAKVATLLILWIAFSSLFSLMLGYSRVPYAAASDGYFFPIFSKMHPTRHFPHISLLTLSALAFIFSLLFRIEQVISAILAMRILVQFIGQAVGLWLLHRRLDRSHFPFRMIAYPLPLCLSVLAWLAIFISTGWKFVLSGLIMIGAGVGVFYLITPWRNKWQQSYQPVTNESVNN